One genomic segment of Pedobacter endophyticus includes these proteins:
- a CDS encoding MmcQ/YjbR family DNA-binding protein gives MTPDSFRELALSFENVVETPNGNKNSFKVDDKIFITIDNTNMKAVFRLSPKEQNKFSDLDPSAIYPAQAGWGKQGWTIFELNFIEPETLETAITLSYCTVAPEDLAKKYKKKGAKK, from the coding sequence ATGACCCCAGATTCTTTTAGAGAACTCGCACTATCATTTGAAAATGTTGTTGAAACGCCTAATGGAAACAAAAACTCGTTTAAGGTAGACGATAAAATTTTCATTACGATAGACAATACAAATATGAAAGCTGTTTTTAGGTTATCGCCGAAAGAACAAAACAAATTTTCTGATTTAGACCCCTCGGCTATCTACCCGGCACAAGCTGGCTGGGGCAAACAAGGGTGGACAATTTTCGAACTGAATTTTATTGAGCCAGAAACCTTAGAAACGGCCATCACCTTGTCGTACTGTACCGTAGCACCAGAAGACTTAGCTAAGAAATACAAAAAAAAGGGCGCTAAAAAGTAG
- the bioA gene encoding adenosylmethionine--8-amino-7-oxononanoate transaminase — protein MSDSSISQAPGHLLNLTERDQKVIWHPYTQMKNALPHIPIVRGEGVYVFDEDGRRYIDAVSSWWVNIHGHAHPHIAQKVAEQLRILEHVIFAGFTHEPAVLLAERLLPILPGKQTKVFYTDNGSTAVEVALKMCLQFWDNKGTPKTKILAFKNAYHGDTFGAMSVSGRSIFTDAFNSLLFDVEFIDLPNDDNISRLTSHISSLTDTACFIFEPLILGSGGMLMYEARHLDALIGACKKAEILTIADEVMTGFGRTGTYFACEKLAHEPDIFCLSKGLTGGTMPLGVTTCTNTIFEAFLSDDKLKTLYHGHSFTANPIACVASLASLDILLDGQTLQNIKRIEAKHAAFLEEIKTHTKVKAVRQTGTIIAIEWQTGNETSYLSSLRNLLYAYFLDKGIILRPLGNIIYILPPYVISDEDLDYVYASIKQALEEV, from the coding sequence ATGTCCGATTCTTCAATATCTCAGGCTCCAGGCCACCTGCTCAATTTAACCGAACGCGATCAAAAAGTTATCTGGCACCCCTATACGCAAATGAAAAATGCCCTTCCGCATATTCCGATCGTTAGGGGCGAGGGCGTTTATGTTTTTGATGAGGATGGACGTAGATATATCGATGCCGTATCATCCTGGTGGGTAAATATTCATGGCCACGCTCACCCGCACATTGCGCAGAAAGTTGCAGAACAGCTTCGTATTTTAGAGCATGTAATTTTCGCGGGTTTTACACACGAGCCAGCCGTTTTGCTTGCCGAACGCCTGTTGCCCATCCTGCCGGGTAAGCAAACGAAAGTTTTTTATACTGATAACGGATCTACCGCGGTAGAGGTTGCTTTAAAAATGTGTTTGCAATTTTGGGACAACAAAGGTACGCCGAAAACGAAAATTCTTGCTTTTAAAAATGCCTACCACGGCGATACCTTCGGGGCGATGTCGGTAAGTGGCAGAAGTATTTTTACCGATGCGTTTAACAGTTTACTTTTCGATGTGGAGTTTATCGACTTGCCAAATGATGATAATATCTCACGTCTCACGTCTCACATCTCAAGTCTGACAGACACGGCCTGTTTCATTTTTGAACCATTGATTTTGGGCTCGGGCGGAATGTTAATGTATGAAGCAAGACACCTGGATGCGCTGATCGGCGCCTGCAAAAAAGCAGAGATTTTAACCATCGCCGATGAAGTAATGACGGGCTTTGGTCGCACCGGAACCTATTTCGCCTGCGAAAAGCTTGCGCACGAGCCGGATATTTTTTGCCTTAGCAAAGGCTTAACCGGTGGAACAATGCCGCTGGGCGTTACCACCTGCACCAACACCATTTTCGAAGCTTTTTTGAGTGATGATAAGCTGAAAACGCTGTACCACGGACATTCGTTTACGGCGAACCCAATTGCCTGCGTGGCATCGTTGGCCAGCCTCGATATTTTGCTCGATGGCCAAACACTTCAAAACATCAAAAGAATTGAAGCAAAACACGCGGCTTTCCTCGAAGAAATTAAAACACATACCAAAGTTAAAGCCGTTCGCCAAACCGGAACAATTATCGCCATTGAATGGCAAACTGGCAACGAAACCTCGTATTTAAGCAGTTTACGCAATTTGCTCTATGCTTATTTTTTAGATAAGGGCATTATTTTGCGTCCGTTGGGGAACATTATCTACATTTTGCCGCCATATGTTATAAGTGATGAGGATTTAGATTATGTATACGCATCGATAAAACAGGCGTTGGAGGAGGTTTAA
- a CDS encoding VOC family protein, with protein MTKSIWINLPVKDVNKSKEFFTALGFTLNTQFGVRDDSASFLVGDSKFVLMLFEKSLYEGFAGTSVADDRSGSEVLFSFDAESPEEIDELAKKVVLAGGSLYGEPGYKDGWMYGCGFTDLDGQRWSILYMDMSKMPLG; from the coding sequence ATGACAAAATCAATCTGGATCAATCTTCCGGTTAAAGACGTAAATAAATCGAAGGAATTTTTTACAGCGCTAGGATTTACGCTAAATACCCAATTTGGTGTTCGCGACGATTCTGCAAGCTTTTTAGTCGGCGACTCAAAGTTCGTTTTAATGTTGTTTGAAAAATCGCTTTATGAGGGTTTTGCAGGTACATCTGTTGCCGACGACCGTTCGGGAAGCGAAGTATTATTCTCTTTCGATGCCGAAAGCCCGGAAGAAATTGACGAACTGGCCAAGAAAGTTGTTTTAGCCGGAGGATCGCTTTACGGAGAGCCAGGTTACAAAGATGGTTGGATGTACGGTTGTGGCTTTACCGATTTAGACGGCCAACGATGGAGCATTCTTTATATGGATATGTCAAAAATGCCATTGGGATAA
- a CDS encoding NUDIX domain-containing protein, whose translation MSYFNVRVYGLLINADNQVLVSDEEEHGFRFSKFPGGGLEFGEGLIDGLKREFMEECNAEIDVISHFYTTDFFEKSSFNESQVISVYYLVKEKHPLELAFKTKIYDFDATGELLQAFRWVKVADLNIGEITFRTDKTVAQLLKDQFMSR comes from the coding sequence ATGAGTTACTTTAATGTAAGGGTTTATGGTTTGCTTATCAACGCGGATAACCAAGTGCTGGTTAGCGATGAAGAAGAGCACGGATTTCGCTTTAGCAAATTTCCGGGCGGTGGATTAGAGTTTGGTGAGGGTTTAATTGATGGCCTTAAAAGGGAATTTATGGAGGAATGCAATGCCGAAATAGACGTGATTTCGCATTTTTACACCACCGATTTTTTTGAGAAATCTTCTTTCAACGAAAGTCAGGTAATCAGTGTTTATTATTTAGTGAAAGAAAAACACCCGCTCGAACTTGCGTTTAAAACAAAAATTTACGATTTTGATGCCACTGGCGAGCTTCTGCAGGCTTTTCGCTGGGTTAAGGTTGCTGATTTAAATATTGGGGAAATCACTTTTCGCACCGATAAAACTGTTGCTCAGCTTTTAAAAGATCAATTTATGTCGCGTTAG